One Corallococcus exiguus DNA segment encodes these proteins:
- the pgm gene encoding phosphoglucomutase (alpha-D-glucose-1,6-bisphosphate-dependent): MAHPSAGKPLSRDLLINPEKLRAQYYDDTPDASVAEQRVAFGTSGHRGSAARRSFNEAHILAVAQALCEYRKQQGYDGPLFLGMDTHALSEPAQRTTLEVLAAHGVEVRYTDGATPTPVISHAILTYNRGRTSGLADGIVITPSHNPPEDGGIKYNPPNGGPADTNVTSLVEKRANELMASGNKGMQRVPYEKARASATVKPYDFITPYVADLANVVDLDVIRGAKLKLGADPLGGSNLNYWEPIARKYGLDLTVVNPTVDPTFGFMPADHDGKIRMDCSSPYAMANLVKLKDQYALAFGNDTDSDRHGIVTRSMGLMNPNHYLAVAINYLFRNRPGWKADAAVGKTLVSSSLIDRVGKDLGRRVVEVPVGFKWFVDGLLDGSLGFGGEESAGASFLRKDGTVWTTDKDGIILDLLAAEILARTGKDPGEHYQELAKRFGAPLYTRIDQPATSAQKAALKKLSPEAVKATSLAGEPILQRLTRAPGNNADLGGLKVTTENGWFAARPSGTEDVYKIYAESFRDQAHLDAIVQEARAIVSAAFAGK, from the coding sequence ATGGCCCACCCTTCCGCTGGCAAGCCCCTTTCGCGCGACCTGCTGATCAATCCCGAGAAGCTGCGCGCGCAGTACTACGACGACACGCCCGACGCGTCCGTGGCCGAGCAGCGCGTGGCCTTCGGCACCTCCGGTCACCGGGGCAGCGCCGCGCGCCGGAGCTTCAACGAGGCGCACATCCTCGCGGTGGCACAGGCCCTGTGCGAGTACCGCAAGCAGCAGGGCTACGACGGCCCGCTGTTCCTGGGCATGGACACGCACGCCCTCTCCGAGCCCGCCCAGCGCACCACGCTGGAGGTGCTGGCCGCCCACGGCGTGGAGGTCCGCTACACGGACGGCGCCACGCCCACGCCGGTCATCTCCCACGCCATCCTCACGTACAACCGGGGCCGCACAAGCGGGCTCGCGGACGGCATCGTCATCACCCCGTCCCACAACCCGCCGGAGGACGGAGGCATCAAGTACAACCCGCCCAACGGCGGCCCCGCCGACACCAACGTCACGTCGCTGGTGGAGAAGCGCGCCAACGAACTGATGGCCTCGGGCAACAAGGGCATGCAGCGCGTCCCCTACGAGAAGGCGCGCGCGAGCGCCACGGTGAAGCCGTATGACTTCATCACCCCGTACGTGGCGGACCTGGCGAACGTGGTGGACCTGGACGTCATCCGGGGCGCGAAGCTGAAGCTGGGCGCGGATCCGCTGGGCGGCTCCAACCTGAACTACTGGGAGCCGATCGCTCGGAAGTACGGCCTGGACCTCACGGTGGTGAACCCCACCGTGGACCCCACCTTCGGCTTCATGCCCGCGGACCATGACGGGAAGATCCGCATGGACTGCTCGTCGCCGTACGCGATGGCGAACCTGGTGAAGCTCAAGGACCAGTACGCGCTCGCGTTCGGCAACGACACGGACTCCGACCGCCACGGCATCGTCACCCGCAGCATGGGGCTGATGAACCCGAACCACTACCTCGCGGTCGCCATCAACTACCTCTTCCGCAACCGCCCGGGCTGGAAGGCGGACGCGGCGGTGGGCAAGACGCTGGTGAGCAGCAGCCTCATCGACCGCGTGGGCAAGGACCTGGGCCGCCGCGTGGTGGAGGTGCCGGTGGGCTTCAAGTGGTTCGTGGACGGGCTCCTGGACGGCTCGCTGGGCTTCGGCGGCGAGGAGAGCGCGGGCGCGTCCTTCCTGCGCAAGGACGGCACCGTGTGGACCACGGACAAGGACGGCATCATCCTGGACCTGCTCGCGGCGGAAATCCTCGCGCGCACCGGCAAGGACCCCGGCGAGCACTACCAGGAGCTGGCGAAGAGGTTCGGCGCGCCGCTGTACACGCGCATCGACCAGCCGGCCACGTCCGCGCAGAAGGCGGCGCTGAAGAAGCTGTCGCCGGAGGCGGTGAAGGCCACGTCGCTCGCGGGCGAGCCCATCCTCCAGCGCCTCACGCGCGCGCCGGGCAACAACGCGGACCTGGGCGGCCTCAAGGTGACGACGGAGAACGGCTGGTTCGCCGCGCGTCCGTCCGGCACGGAGGATGTGTACAAAATCTACGCGGAGAGCTTCCGCGACCAGGCGCACCTGGACGCCATCGTCCAGGAGGCGCGCGCCATCGTCTCAGCGGCGTTCGCCGGAAAGTAG
- a CDS encoding AmpG family muropeptide MFS transporter, translating into MPNSSLLTVLKSRRVWLLMAVGFASGLPLWLTGVTLSAWMKNEGVNLKTIGIFSLVALPYTFKVLWAPLMDRYTLPFLGRRRGWMLLTQVLLMGAIAAMGLVNPKDTPLAMACMAVVVTFLSASQDIVADAWRTDILTLEERGLGNSLYVTGYRLGMLVAGGLAFILSDHLGWSQTYYVMGVLMGVGVVATLLAPEPQSVRPPRNLADAVVRPFVDYFRREYALGVLAFLVLYKLGDAIAASMVTPFYIELGFSNTEIGTLSKTLGMVATIGGGLLGGVLMVKLSMRRALFIFGAAQGLTNLAFMALALVGKNDLMLAGTIAVDNVCTGLGVTAFAAFIMSLCHKSFSATQYALLSALGTIANRLIGSVSGYLATWMGWPTFFAFTAAAAIPALVLLTFLPENAAQPKEDEPPAPESVPPASSSAASVAVAR; encoded by the coding sequence ATGCCCAACTCCTCGCTTCTCACCGTCTTGAAGAGCCGGCGCGTCTGGCTCCTGATGGCCGTCGGCTTCGCGTCCGGCCTCCCCCTGTGGCTGACCGGCGTCACGCTGTCCGCGTGGATGAAGAACGAGGGGGTCAATCTCAAGACGATTGGCATCTTCAGCCTGGTGGCGCTGCCCTACACCTTCAAGGTGCTGTGGGCGCCGCTGATGGACCGCTACACCCTGCCCTTCCTGGGCCGGCGGCGCGGCTGGATGCTGCTCACGCAGGTGCTGCTCATGGGCGCCATCGCCGCCATGGGCCTGGTGAACCCGAAGGACACCCCGCTGGCCATGGCGTGCATGGCGGTGGTGGTGACGTTCCTGTCCGCCAGCCAGGACATCGTCGCGGACGCGTGGCGCACGGACATCCTCACCCTGGAGGAGCGCGGGCTGGGCAACTCGCTGTACGTCACCGGCTACCGGCTGGGCATGCTGGTGGCGGGCGGGCTCGCGTTCATCCTGTCGGATCACCTGGGCTGGTCCCAGACGTACTACGTGATGGGCGTGCTCATGGGCGTGGGCGTGGTGGCCACGCTGCTGGCCCCGGAGCCCCAGAGCGTGCGGCCTCCGCGCAACCTGGCGGACGCGGTGGTGCGGCCCTTCGTGGACTACTTCCGCCGCGAGTACGCGCTGGGAGTGCTCGCGTTCCTGGTGCTCTACAAGCTGGGGGATGCCATCGCCGCCAGCATGGTGACGCCCTTCTACATCGAGCTGGGCTTCTCCAACACGGAGATTGGCACGCTCAGCAAGACGCTGGGCATGGTCGCTACCATCGGCGGAGGCCTGCTGGGCGGCGTGCTGATGGTGAAGCTCAGCATGCGCCGCGCGCTCTTCATCTTCGGCGCCGCGCAGGGCCTCACCAACCTGGCCTTCATGGCCCTGGCGCTGGTGGGCAAGAACGACCTGATGCTCGCGGGCACCATCGCCGTGGACAACGTGTGCACGGGCCTGGGCGTCACGGCGTTCGCGGCCTTCATCATGTCGCTGTGCCACAAGAGCTTCAGCGCCACGCAGTACGCGCTCTTGTCCGCGCTGGGCACCATCGCCAACCGGCTCATCGGCTCCGTGTCCGGCTACCTGGCCACGTGGATGGGCTGGCCCACCTTCTTCGCCTTCACCGCCGCGGCGGCCATCCCCGCGCTGGTGCTGCTGACGTTCCTGCCGGAGAACGCCGCCCAGCCGAAGGAGGACGAGCCCCCCGCGCCCGAATCCGTCCCGCCCGCGTCGTCTTCCGCGGCCTCCGTCGCCGTGGCGCGCTGA